From the genome of Rhododendron vialii isolate Sample 1 chromosome 10a, ASM3025357v1:
CATGCAAGGGATGTGTATATTACTCATCCACCCTCAAATCCAATTCTCGCAATCCTCTCTGCGTAGGCATCCCTCGCTCCCTCCCCCAAGGTACTCCCTCATctcatacatacatacattcctCCATCGGCCTACCTGTAACCGCATAGACACATGAATATAAACCCCTTGCTCGCCCATTTCTTTGCACTTTTCAATTCTCGTGCTTTTGTGCTGCTTTGCCTTATTCATCTTATCTGCTTTTGTGCTGCTTTGCcttattcattttcttttgatcTTGGGTTGGGGTTTTTGTAAATTACAAGCACTTATTTCAAAAAGATCCCACTTTTTGCACAAACGGGTGAATCATCTCTTCAACGTGAATCTTTTAGGCTACTCGATCTTTCAGTTTTGAATTATTCTGATTATGATTACAACCAAGGCTAATTGTCAGCATAACGAGTCATTTAGATTACGCATTCATTCCACAAAAGATCCCTTTTCACGTGCAAACTGGTTTATCTGTATgactttgaatctttttggtTAATCAAACAACGGATTGTACTGATTGTATAATTAACGGAGTTGTTTGTGAGCTAATGTCTCATCCTATATCTTTCTTTCCTTACTGATAAGGCTTTAGTGCGACTGACAAGTGACAACAAGTTGGATCCTGCACTTCATCTCTCAGTTAGTCTTCTTGGTGTGTTGTTTTATTCCCTCCTTGTGGCCTGGTTTTGGTCTCACTTGATTGTTTATGGTATTAGTTGACTTCAATTTTGTGGAATAGTGTGTTGGGTCCAATTGAAATAGGGCTTCATTTGCATTACTTAAGCTGGTTATGGGGATGGAGAGGCTCTATTGCAGAAACAGAGATCCATCACCACAGTTGATGGTATATAATCCTTCGAGGTTTCGTCAAAATGAGAACCTCTCTAGAGTTTCTCACTAGTTGAGTAATAATTGGGATATTATCTTGCTGGATTCCCTCAGCCATGCCATGCTACTTTTGTTTGGATACCATGTAGATGTAGTACACAAAGACGATGTGCCGATGTTTGTTCTGGGGGATAGAATTGGGGACGAGGGGACAAGTGATACTGCCGGACCTGAATGCATCAGTATATGAATTAGTATGATGTGCTATTGGATGAGTTTATAAATACCAGGAAGAGGGATTTTGTCCATATTTGGTAACGGAATTTAAAAAGGAAGGAACTTTGATGAAGTTATCCATTTTTTGGTTGGTGGATGAGGATTTGTTGTGCAGTCAAACAACTAATCTGCCTCATCCAGCATCTGGTGAAACAAACTTGGACTTGATGCTGTTGACATAAGGGCTCCATGTGTTTTCATTCGGCTCCAACTCCAATACCTGAGACAAACGTGGCCTAATGGGTGTTATGGGTTGTTCCTGCTTGTGGCAGTAATGGACGAATGTCAGAATTGAAGTGTATGCATACTTATATGTACTTATACATGTATTTGTACGCACATGTATAGTTAAAGTGTGATAGCTTTGCACTAAATACGAACATCTATCGGAGGGTAATCTTTCCCTTCTATATGCCtctgaaaattgttttttttttgtttgttgaaaaCAACTGTGAAATATTCAAGAACCATCATTTAGGTGATGTCTTGCCAGTACACAGTATGAAAACTCTGTACATTAATCTGAAAGTGGAGAAAGATCTGCTTACCCCCTTAATCTTTGTTGATCATGTACACAATCAGTGCATCTTGCAAGAATAGTACGGCCGTCAATATTGCTTGTTATAGTTGATATTGTTCTTTGAGAAGTTAGCAATTATATGAGCTCAGGGGATTAAGGGAATGCCAAATGTATTTACCAAAGTGGCCTACTACTGAAGGGCCCTATGCAGTTCGGTTGATAAGAAAAGGATCTATTAGATTAAGAAATTGGTCAAGTGAAGGACTGGATTCCCTCGAATCCTTGCCGAACAAACTACTAGAGATTGAGAGTTAGAAGTCTCTAGCCAAAGACTCTCCAAGCCATTTTGATGACTATAGCCAAAGACTCTCCAAGCAATTGGATTCCTTTCTCGCTAAATGAAccacatcaaaaaagaaaaaagaaaagcaaccaTTTCCCACTatctccttctcctcttcccTACTGTAATCTCCCCAACAATGAAGAAGTTGTAGCCCTTCCTCTGGGGAAACCCAAACCACTCAAAACCAAGAGAGAACGCAAGCCCAAAGCTCCAATGCCATCAGAAATGAAGTAGATGGGCATCCCTCCGCATGGAAGTACAATACCGATTTATGATGTTTCTAAATCTTTGTATTAAATTAACCATGAGAATGTGTAACGACTACCAATACCTTAACTGTCCGGAGCTGCTAAATATGTGGAGGGAAAGTTCTTTTGCTTCTATTCACAAAACCTTTTTGAGAAAACTGTCTTGTCCTTTCCCAATAAGGAAAATCACGTTTTGCATTTCGAGCACAAAACTTTTGGAGGATATGTGTTTCACATTACAAACCTTGGGTATACAATTTGGTATTGTACAATGCATTTTTTGTGAGTTTTTCTTGATAACCGGATGTCTGGGCCAACTtatgcacacctcgactaatttcggggcTCTGAAGTTATCGATCGGGCAAACCCTccagtggccccaaggtttggaatcTTTGGCTTCAGTTGGATTCGAACAAGTGACCTCATGGAGGACAAGCACTTATTAGTTTACTCATTCttacttggccaaaccccttggtGTTGCATTTTTGTGAGGTTCCTGCATATAATTATGTTTCTGCTTGAAGTTTTCATGAGAACTATAAATGGATACTGATCTCCATGTTTCGTAACTAGTACCGCTCTACATAGTTGGAGTATCTGAGATTGAAGCCTCTAGAGAGGGTAGAAGCCTTGCAGATTTCAAGTATGCTTGTGTTGGTTACTCTGTATATTCGGATCGGAAAGGCAGTTCTGTGGATGCTCAAGAGACGCAAGCAGAATTGCCGATCTGTGTTGGCCTCGAGGTTATCAACTCAATATTTTTGTATTCTTTACAGTTTTATTTTGGTTCTTAATGTTGCAATGATACCTTATGGTTTCATTGTTAATATGTTATCCATCGTACCATGTTGCTCATGTGAGCTATTGTGTATTGATATTGTTTCTAGAGATGCAAATGATAGTTTTATCATTGGGAATTTGTTGAATTGTACTTATTTTAAACTCTTCAATATTGTTTGTCTACAAATTACTAACAGTTAAGTCATGCTATGTACGGAAATTAAGAAAATAGGTGTAAGAAGATATGTTCGAACAAAAAATGTTGGCATTTCGTATTTTTCATACATATTCCTGAATGTGGTGGATGAATTACATGATTGTGAGTTGTGTGATAACTCAATCCAGTACTTAAACCTGAATTACTGTGGTGGAAAGAGTAATTGTGTATGATACCTTCAAGTCCGATCACTTGAGACTTTGTGAATCAATTAAAAATAGGTTAAAAAGGGATATGCCTGGTCTCGTGGCCTATTTGTATACGGGTGgtattcccttaatgccttcatCTATATAGTTAtttacttattaaaaaaaagggatatGCTTGGTTTCTCCATTGTGTTGGTTGTGGGTagagtagagaccgacatcgttTGAGTGATAGCCTGAACCTAGatcttagttgcaggaaccacCTATGTGGGTGGCAAATCCACCTCATAAGCTCGCTCCCACGCTCCCAAGTCAGACTCTACGAGGAACCATGCTCCCATTGAGAAAGGAACCGGCTCCCACCTAGGATAGAGCCTTTGAGGCATATaaatcccaaaagaaacaaaaatagaagaTACCAAGCAAGAGAAAATACAAAGTCGTGATAAGATAGTAGAAAAATATTAACATTAATTTGCTCAAGTACTTGATATTAACATTATATTGCTTAGTCACTAAGATATTATTTGCTGTTGAAATGAATGACgaaataataatatttacttgtaatatgtatttatattttcataTATTATTCCTAAGCGCTCCATGTGACACTCCCGAATGAGGAGCTTCTATGATTCTCATCTCCCCTGCCTCGGCCCCCGATCCTGATCCCGCTCCCTCCCCATCCCCTGCTTCGTGCCCCCGATTCCTAAGCGCTCCCTGTTGTGCTTTTGATGTGTATGCTAGTGGCAGTGGTGGACAAAAGGTATTAAACTGAGGACGCTCTGTCCTGAAGGGTTGATGGCTGCTTATGATCTTCTTTCATTGGCTAGAGGTCTCTCGAATATCTACTCATGGCCATCTGAGTGATAGATAGACTCCACATCTCTTGGAGAGCGTCGGTCTAATATAACCCTCTACCCTTGATGGGTGAGAATGTCCGTCAACAGTTTTTGCATTTATAGATTCCAGAATCTAAAGATCCATGGCTTGGATTTGGAGTTTCAACCCAAATAAATCGCAATgatgtttattatttttcttttgggtgTAAATGGAGGGTATTATAGAAAGGATTTATGTGCTCACAATCTCTCTCCAGTAAGTGAGAAGTTGTCAAGTCCCACAATCTGGAATGTCTGTTCTGTACTTTGGTTGTTATTCGCAATTGTTATCTAATAACTGCTATAATGAACTCTTCCTGCAGGTTTTGGTAGACAGAAAGGTCAATACTGCTGTCGATCCTGTTCCAGCTGGTGTTCAGAACAAAGAAGGTAGCTTAGCAGCAGTTACATTTGCCATTTGGTTTGATGAAGATATTTgctacaaaaagaaaatattgtcTGGTCAATGCATTGACAAGCTATTGTCACGGCCTTGGAAACTCCCAAGCTAGCTGTGCAGCCTTACAGTCATCATGTAAGCCTATATTGCAAGATGGAAGAGAGCCTGGAAGTAGAGCATTTCAGAAGGAACTTTACCCATTAACCACTCTATTCCTATTCAGTTGTAGCTTCAAAACCTTTCCCTACTGATATCCTATACGATCTCTAATAACTTGACAATGTTTCTCTAAGCTCTGACACAATAAAAGGTATAATCGGCCttaatttcttcaaatttggaTCAAGCTTGAAGATGTGGCTTATTTGAGCTGCGCAAGGTGGTTTGCCAGAGCAACATGCATGCCTGTGTGTTCTTTCTGAGTTATGCCTCAAGGACTGAGTTTTAGATGATGGCGAAGAAATTTGTTGCTTCCTTGGCTTATTGCTTTCTCTTTTCATATCTCTTGCTATTTGCTGGTTGAGTAAAATTAGTCTAGATTTcaattttctccattttcttctGTGCTTCTAATATCGTACGGGATATCTCCAttaatgacatttttttttgtgtgatgaTTTTCACTCGTGGAATGTTCTGTGGCTTGCATTGCATTATATACTGTTACTAATATATGGTGTTTCTACCTTGAAGATGCCCATGGATTTCAACCACCTCGGACGCATAAACCTACTCATTCCGCAGGGGATGAGTTCTTGAGCAGGCAAGCTGATGATTTGTTGTCCTTTTAATCAGTTGGGGGTCAATGTTTCTCCCTCCTCGTACGGATAACTCTTGCAAGGCTTATAAGTTCATTTTGTGCAGATTTTCTAGAAATGCGAATGTGGTTGCCATGGGGGTAGCCAAGAACCTGCGTAGAGTGGGCAATAACATAAAAGATCGTCTTGATGACATTTTATATCCACACCGAAGGCGTCCGAAGTAAGATTGCTAGTATCATATGGTATAAGAGGCATCAAGAAACTAAGCAAGAAGGGTAGATCACAAAACAACCTCCCTGTTCTCCTTTCAGTTCAGTTCAGCTCCACAAAGCAATTGTCCAATTGGAAAGGGTAGAGGGGgacatttttgcattttctgttCAAAATTCCGAACGATGTTTTAATGAAATATATGTTATGTATTGGTGTTGGCATCCGAATGCCTGCAATTATGATTTTGAGGGGGAGATAGATAGCCTTGTTCTTCGCTATCATACTCTGCAattatgattttgtttttgtagccAAAATATGGTTCACTGGTGCCATCGTGGCGAGGTTGGAAAGTTGTTGTAGCCTTAAGTTAAGGGaaatataataaatttttttatcgaCTTGTGAATATTTGGAGACATTTACTCATTTCATCTTGCTCCAGAAATCATCAATTTTGCAGTTGGGTGATGTAGCGATCCTTTCTTGATGGTGCAGTTTTTTGACGATTTATGTTGCAAAACTGTATTATCTCTGTCCAAGTCAATATTTTAAGCAGATTGTTGAATGAATTGGATTAATAGAAAAGTAATACTAGAAGCCACGCCTATGGCCAGCACGAGACTGTGATCACGTCAGAACAATAGCAACGGAAAGAAAGCTGGAATTATGCCTTCTTAAATTGAgtgttttttgttcttcttttgctTTATTAAGCTGTATAAAAGGATTCCCCGCCATTGATATATCACTATGCTCACCGTCGAATGAGCATGAGATGCATCAGAGTTGTCATTCCGAAGAGTTAAAGTCATGTCAATCAGGTGTCAGGGCAAGGAAGCCCGTCTAGCTCAGTTGGTAGAGCGCAAGGCTCTTAACCTTGTGGTCgtgggttcgagccccacggtGGGCGATGATGTCTCTAAAACCTTTTTGCCGGCCTCTTTTCTTGTCCACGTTTTCCGAGGTGGGAGTGGGAAGAAGAcaggacgagagagagagagagacgaaggtTCCTGAAGTGAAATCCACAAGACGCAGggaaagggagaaagagagtTGTTCCGTTTCGGCCACCTCACAATTCGCCCAGCCCTGCCCTGCCCATATTGGTAATGGTGTCTGTTGAGATCTTGCATTTTTACTACACCCAAATCCAGCTCTATCTTTTAATCTTTCACCGACTCCGATCTGATTCTTGACAGAAAAATACTAGTGCTACTTTTTTGCCTGGTTGAATAGGGGAAGGGTCGCCGCATGTTACTCCATTATGATCATTATTATAAATAATATGCGGCGTGTATGCGGGTGGGGAACAAAAAACTCAACTTGGCTGCCCATCAAGCTGCCTTCAAACTGCTCCTCGAGACTACAATTCCATCCCTACTTGTTCATTCCCCCCTTCTTCCAGACACATTTCTCACCtcctccactccaccaccagaAACCGCCTTTTCCTCAGTCGACACCTTAGCTCTTGTATGCCAACACAATATACATGCATACATGTTTTGCTTGGGATTGTCAAGTTTTAATTTTGACGTTTCCTATTGGTGTTCAATTAGTATCAAAGAAACTGCAAAAAGTGTTTGAATTGTGTGGGGTCCGATTTGTTTAGAGCCAAACTTGATGATGATTTTTGCGGGGAAAAAAGATCCAAAATTGTTTGTTGGGATTCTGAAAACGTTTTGACTTTGTGCAGGTTAAGAAATTGGAGGCACAAGGAGTGCCTTCCAAGCATGCCGAGGCCATAACAGCTGCCATCACCGAAGGTTTGAATGACAGCTTGGTAAATGTTGCTCATTCCTTCGTCTCCaaggctgaaacccagaaagtgggattttttttttccgtctcttTATGCATTATTGCTTATTGTGTCATAGTGTCCTTGTGAATTGCTATTCTGAGTTCTCTGTTTCTGTCACTTTTAGATTGAGATGATTCAGGAGTCCAACTTATCCAAATTCAAGGCGAAAGTTCAAAGCTCACAGGTAGTCTAAACTCTGCCCTTCTTATTTGCTTGTGGATTCTCTATTATTTGATTTCTTACCAGTCTGTCTTCATTACAAAATGAATACCATGCATTCCTAATAAATCCTAAAGAATGGGGTTACAGAAGGGTCATGTGAACATAGGATTTTCTATATTTGAATACCAGTTCTTCTATGCGTTATTAAACAGTAATCGGGTCATGTTGGGTAACTGGTTGTGACCTGGTTTTGTCTTTTGAAGTCCTTTTCAGACAATGCAGGTACTTGAAGTCCAGTGTTGGCCTTTTGAAGACCTTAGTTAATAAGAACTTGGCATTTACAAGTATGAGGTTAACATACTGTTAGTCTTAAATGTGTAGGTACATTTGCGTCACCCAAGTGGCGAGCCACGATGTCACGACTGTGCCTTCCACTTCATTGCCCAACCGTAGTCTCAACATAACCTGGTTCTGCTTGTCAACCCTCCTAACATGTCTCATTGACCAACCACATATCTCCATACCCTCTTCTCTGAGGTTGCTCCCCCCTCCCGCCCCATGGTTGAGCCATGTAGCCCCGTATGCTCCTTTCCCGGGGCTGGGTTGGATCAAGTTATTCCATATGCTCCCCTCTGAGGTCTAACTAGAAGTCTCCGTACTCATTTCGTATCCTCTGGGTTGCCATGTCATCCATACACTCCTTCTATGATGTTGAGCCTCAAGCATACATCTTCCATTGTCCTCCAAAAGACACAAAGGTGCTATCATGTGCCTGGTGCCTGCCATGAATTTGAAGGCTCACTTTGGTGCACACATCTTCCACTCTTGTTGTCTGGATGATGCACGACACTATCATGTGCCTGGTGTCTACCATTGTTTAAAGGCTCACTATGGTTACCTCACGTTCTAGATTCCATTGATAATATTGTCAAATAGCCAAAAAAGGCACGGCTGATCTAAAGGTTGTTTCAAGGATACAGCTCGATCCAACACACTGGACTACTACTGGAGATGTTTGACTCATCTCTAAGAAAATATACCGTCATGTTCTATTACCATGAGGATGAGGTAAAATTGGGCAAGTACATTTCCTTTTCTCTATATTGCCTCCTAAAAGACATGGGGCTACGTAGTTAAAGTGCATATGGAGTAGAAGTTTTAAAAGCAAACGGTAAGGTAGCCATGAATGGATTTACCCAAATCTAATTTCGTTGTCTTCTTTTCTATGCAATGGAAAACAAATTTGTGCTTCAATAGGAATTTGATGGAAAGAATAAACTGATAAGCCCTCGATTCCATCTCTTCATCCACTGTGTAACATCCATCTTTTTCAAGAGAAAAAGCATATAGTAACAAGAATGCCATAGTCATCCCTTTTATTTTAGTCTGGTAGATCATTCACCTCATTAGTTGGGTTTGCATCTAATTAGTTGAAGTAGCTGTGGGGACCAAACATAAGTGCAGTCTACATTGCGGTGATAAAGTCTGTACTCAAGGAGATGGAAAGAGGAAAGCAAGAATACGTTATTATCCAGGAGGGCCAAGGCAATTGCACCCGTGTGTTTGCATGAGGACATATCTATAGTCGGTTACAACTGACAGCACTGAATtcatcttgggcatataactactcctttccaaaaatattttctgccCATTGTTACCCTGCTGCCGCTTTCCGTTTTTGCTTGGCCAGAGAATCTTTGAGGAGGACCTCTCTTATTGGTGTAAATGGAACTTGAGCTGATTAATTCATTTCTCTTTGGTCCTCCTTCTTTGATCTTTACTATTCATCCCTGCAGTTTTAGTGTTGCACTTGGGGCAATATTTGCTTAGCAGCTGGGACCGAACAATTATGATATTTGTTGAGATTTCGGTGGGCGACAGGCCCAGATAATTGGCCTTTAAGTCATTATATATCGGTATATATCAGAGACATGGTTTCTATTCTTCACTTTACAGAAACTACTCTTAATCAGAAATAAGCCTTCATTCCATAGAGAACTGTAGCATGTGACCAGTGCTATTGTCTTGTTACTTGAATGATTGGAATAAGATACAGAAGTTGAAACAAGATATCTGATGATGGGTTCATTTGAAAGGCCTATAAATATTCCCATCAAATCTTAACCTAACAAGCAAGAAACTTGATTTTTACCAATTTGTTTAGTCATTTATACAATCCCTGATGTAGGAAAACCATTTTTCCCAACACGAAACTGTAAAACTTCAGAGTGAGATAGAAAAGATGCGCAGCGAACTGAGGTTTGTTTATAGCCATGAAAACTATTTGACCGCGTCATATTGGATTTTGCATTCATTTATAGAAGGCTCATTTTTCAATGGAGGGCAATTCATTGTGACACAGTTATGAGATTGACAAGGTCACAGCGGAGCAGCGTTTGGATTTGAATCTTGAAAGGGGGtatatgtgaatttttttctgAGCATAGCACAATTCCTGTTTCGGTGCAAAAATTGATGCTGCTATGTGCAGGAGGATGCAGGATGAGCCAACGAATCAGAATCAACAAAATACTAACCTCACTAACAAACTTGATAGAGTGAGTGCTCTTGTGCCAGCTGAAATATTGATTCTGGCGGTGCCTTTTTTTACCTTTATTTGtgcctaaatttttttggatcatttccttttactttattttaatCTCAGGAAATTCATGAACTAAGGGCCAGTTGGAAGCCGCAAAATACGAGGTCCTAAAGTACTGCATAGGTACTCTTGTTTCTATCTCCACTGTTGGTCCTGCTGTAGTTGGTATCTTGAATTCTTAATGTATGCTTGTTGAG
Proteins encoded in this window:
- the LOC131304068 gene encoding uncharacterized protein LOC131304068, producing MEEETGKEKGGDKESPNNNNNSSSNQIHKESPAKKAKSCKGCVYYSSTLKSNSRNPLCVGIPRSLPQVPLYIVGVSEIEASREGRSLADFKYACVGYSVYSDRKGSSVDAQETQAELPICVGLEVLVDRKVNTAVDPVPAGVQNKEDAHGFQPPRTHKPTHSAGDEFLSRFSRNANVVAMGVAKNLRRVGNNIKDRLDDILYPHRRRPK